aaacaaagaaaaagacatacCATGATAAGAGAGTCTTCTAAGAGAGACTACGGCCTTTTTGCATGTATCTGGTTTCCAAACATCAGTCATTTTGGTCGACAAGAGTTTCCTTTTTGTTCTGTAGGAGTGTGAACGTAAAACAGTACTTGTTATTCTTTGCATGGCTTGTCATCTAAACTTCTTTTACTCGTGACAGggaacaaaagtaaaaaatatatcaaaacaataCACATTCAAACATGAATTTCTTCTTACTTTAATGGCGCAGCTTTCTTCTCTTCCCTGTAAGGACATAAATGATCAGAATATTGCTAAAAAGAAACAGATCGCTCTTAGAGGGTTTGTTATATTCATTTCTTACTTTGATTTGTCCGTTGAATTATCGGCTGTTTGTGTCAGGGACGTTTCCTCTATCCCCTCATCCTCCAAAtcttcagttttcttttgtGACAGGAGCGCCTTTGTAGCTGCCTGATCAATAGAGAAACAAGCAATAACATGGACTATTTTTCATAACATTACCCTGCAATACTCTCCCAAGAGAATCAGGCTAAATGATTTCtataatgtaaaaatgaaactaatgAGGCCTGTCATTGCAGTACCCTTTAAAGTGTAACCTTGGTCTGCAGCCTCTACAGTATGTAAATCATTCTTGAAACTTCCATGAATAAGCGACTCTGTTAGACCCCGAGGAGGCTCTGCTGAATGGAGCGGTTCACCCTTCCAACTAATTTTGATGACAAATCGTCGCTTAAGTGTGACTGATGATGTCATATCAGCACCTTCAGTAGGGCTAACAACATTAGTCAGAAGGACGAGGGCACAGTCGAGCAGGTCAGAACATACAATCCAGAGCATTTATCTAGAGGCAAAATGTGTTTGCTACACCTCACTTCAGCTGGAGTGAACCTCTGCACGACTCTTTATTTGGAGACTCAGTCAGGTGGAAGAAACTGAGCAGAAACCTGAAAATTTACTTCTACCTTAAAGACATAATGGGGTTTTAAGTATCAAACACAGCTGCATTCATAAGATGCTTTTTGTCAGCAAGCAAGGAGGGGACGAGTCCTCTCAGCTGATATCTTACAAAGGAACTGAATATCTTCTTATAATCCTGTTCTTGTTTGTTATCTCTTAGAAATACAACATTGATTTTCTGTACATTTACACCTGCAGGGCCAGATATGCATTTTATAAAGctgtacatttttattctattcagaaataaactaaaaaatgcTACACTGTGTCCAAATTGAGGTGTGAGATAAGCCTTTCTGCTTAACCAGGTTACAGCATTCCTATGAGTACGGAGAGCTGTCAAATTAATCCAGACATTTTACATCCataactcttttttttattaacaagaaaactatttttacaatacaaaaataaagactagTCATTAATTGCcagaaagtggttaaaatacTCATCGCAATTACCTTGAGCCCAAAAatgtttatcacacttaaagTCACCAAAATCATCACAGCTGCCATGAagaagtatttaccccctttctGATATCGATATTATTGCATATTTATCGCACTAAAGTGTTtaggatcatcaaaccaattttaatatctcacaaagacaacccacgTAAATACAAAaggcagtttctaaatgatttttttatttaagtaggtatataaatcttaaagatgttCATTAAGTTTTTAGTTGAGTCCGAGTCAAGTTCCCAGTACCTTAAACCTGAAGCCAAGGTAAATGAAACAACTAatcatttttaagcatttcCAGGTGGGTTACACTGACGTGTTTACTAAATGTATGAAATAATTCAACTTTATATTCTAAAGGACAAAAGGAGCtcttacagcagttgtgcacGTAAAAAAACCCCCATCTAAGACACTGTGGTTGAGTAGACTTAGAGACCATGTTGATTTTGGCAGccgtttttagttttagtcacattttagtcctgatcAAGCTTCATAGattgagtctagttttagtggatggaaactcaaaaacattccAGTCCAGGATGAAGGTCAtggatttttattgatattggtaCTCTTATTAATACTCCTTAATGATCACATTCTTCATGGATAATGTTAGTTATTTGAACAGGATTATTTGCGTATTTagggtggaaaaaaaagacaacatgtttttaacttcaCTCATGCTTTACATCTATCTTATactaaatatttttcatttaaatgactggatttattcagatttctcactacaaactaaaattccaattttctctgtgggacatttgaacacatcaagGTCTTATCTTCGCCCCCCCTTCGATACTCTAAAGTCTGAGCTGTCtgtaaacacatcataattttaCAGTATGCCTCCTCGTTTAGCTCACTAATCAGTGTCATCTTGACGATGTTAACACAGATTTCAACGTTGGattgttatttttaactaacaggaCTCACTACACggtttaagagtttttaatCACTCTGTCTAAGACTGAGGAGGATAACTGTACAGCAGCAGCAAATATAACCAgtctgagcagctgatggagattttcagccattcaaaggtaggctggcagaattttagttttatttcttgTAAAGATTACTGCAggaatacagagaagagccacaggtttaaACTACTTATCaacctatcagctcctctctctgtcacccagGCTCCCTcgttcctcctctctctctcctctgttgttttcacagacagcagcttAGAATCACGTGAATGCACACGCAGGTGAACGTGCGTGCTGGGCGCTGCATGAACACTGATCAGTTGTGAGGAGTTttctcaaataaaaacaacaaatattacagaataaaacagtattaagaaaaaaaggtttgagtCCTCCTTGAGTCCTGTTGTAGTTAAAGCTGAGTCCGAGTCCACATTGATGAGGGGTAGGGGagcctgaaaatattttcatctacCAAAGGGGGCCTgatagaaaaagtttgggaaccactgggttCATGAATAACATTTGAACAACACAACTAACTGTGGGGAAATTTTCAACGTGGTTATTATTAAACCGGTAACCATTTCATCCCCAACACCAGCATTTATTTACATGAGAAACGGTGGAATCAACTAATATTTGTCATTTGTGCCAGATATATCTAAACCAATGCACTTGCACATCCATTGCATTTTGCAGCTTTCTCAATAATCATCGTTGTTACGGTTAAATTGATTTAGTGTTTTAAACCTTAGATTACTAACATTTAAAGTTTAACTAAAGAAAAGCTTTtgtaattttatgtatttttgtgttgatAATCAGTATAATGACAATCAAGTTTTGACCTATTgatccataaaaaaaaaaaatacatgtttacTGTTTGATTCACAGGCTAATTATGGTAGCTTTACAAAATCCCGGGGAGGTTAATTACCTGTAGGAGATAGTCAGATGGATTCTTCTTTAGGTATTCATCCACGTAGGAATGGATGGTCTCCCGCAGGCGGCTGAAGCTGAGGCTCATGAGGAATGGGTGGTAAGTTTCCCTCTCAGTCACTATTGTTGTCAGTTTAAGTCTCAGGCTctgttgaaaaatgttttttggatgagatttacaaaaacattctaGACCATAAGTCTCTCCAACATTGACCCTGTGCTGtgaaagaaagagacaaaaggCAGACCTGTGGGATGTCATGGTTTTCCTCAAACCACTTGAGGGCAGAGGAGGCAGAGGATCTTTGGCCCTTCTCCAAGCACACAGCAATAGACTAGGGAGAGAGAAAATACAGAAGACAATAAACACTCCAGAGGAGTCAAGTATGCCTGTATGGCATCAGGATGTTGTTCTTTTAACAGGTGATATCAAAGCAGCAGATAGCAGGGTTCTCCTGTATTACACTGAAGACATACCCCTATTAGACCAGATTTAAAGGCTTTTCTGTGTGGTGTAGGATTACCTGCACAAGCAAAAGGACTGAAATATTCTGGAACAAGCTCTTGTCTGCCACACTGTCCTCAAGGTTTGACCAGACTTTGGCAGCAGACATCAGAGGCATCACTTGGTTGTCCTCCTCATACAGGACATCTGGAGAAAAACCATTACAAATGCTTTAATGTTTCATTATGGATGTGAAAAGCAAGGCAGCACAAGGTACACTTTAAACCATACATTTTAGCTTCAAGTTACTGCTCCATGTTTCTGGGTCTTCACAACATTGATTTAATGTCTCCAAtatctatcttttttttttacaccagctTTAATCTCAGCTGGGATCATTTCACTATAAACATCCTCAGGCATAAACTCTCATCATCCCTCTCCAAATGAatgctttataaatcaaactttgaTAGAAGCAGAGAAATGTACAAAAGAGAGCCCTGTTATGGCATGACTTACCCAATTGCTTTCCATGCATGACTCTGGCGAGGAGAGCACAAATCATTCTTTTCTCATCAACAATGGCCTCCTTCAGAAAAGTACTCTGAGAAACAGCTAAAGAAAGACATCACACTGGTTACTTGGAAACTGAACAGATAGGATATTtcattcatgcaaaaaaaaaaaaaaaaaagaaaaaaaaatccctgacacataaaaaagtaaaaacttttAATGTAGGCATCAGGAGTTAAAATTATCGATTGTTATTATTTAGAATGTATTTTAATAGTTAACAGAGGTATTTTAGTCAGTATGAGCTCTGAATATGTTCTGTTTAAACCACAGCATAAAGGTTACAGTAGCTGCCGTCTTTCAAGAGTTCTGCTATGAATACTGGGTTTAATGTTGATATCAAGGCTTTCAAATTGGAACGTTCTTTCTTTCCAGCTTGTGTTTAGCAACAGTTTTGGTGCCCTTTTACTTTAATAtgttaatatgtgattatttctcaagttcctcatctcatgtgttttccaacaaaaacaagcaataattcattt
Above is a genomic segment from Cheilinus undulatus linkage group 19, ASM1832078v1, whole genome shotgun sequence containing:
- the terf1 gene encoding telomeric repeat-binding factor 1 — encoded protein: MELEISSKTALDANKKDVNVNFPQVAAVATSWTLDFMFVSLCRYFKEDKLEEFNETLSGFEAVSQSTFLKEAIVDEKRMICALLARVMHGKQLDVLYEEDNQVMPLMSAAKVWSNLEDSVADKSLFQNISVLLLVQSIAVCLEKGQRSSASSALKWFEENHDIPQSLRLKLTTIVTERETYHPFLMSLSFSRLRETIHSYVDEYLKKNPSDYLLQAATKALLSQKKTEDLEDEGIEETSLTQTADNSTDKSKEEKKAAPLKTKRKLLSTKMTDVWKPDTCKKAVVSLRRLSYHELSQRTSKSPANTSKIQKTRKPPRKWTKQLDKCLRDGVKHHGVGKWARILLDYDFEGRTGTMLKDRWRVLIRTHNTF